One Malus domestica chromosome 11, GDT2T_hap1 genomic region harbors:
- the LOC139189393 gene encoding uncharacterized protein gives MKNHNSRPTGSAPFPEVNADSLKRNTISSRGNNYKQGRGHKQGRWKRKGKNYGVQFHNQFHNQVPRHNPGPSFKNANRQKRKAHMNTPRNPEGVCHRCCGNGHWARTCRTPKHLVELYQASFKENGVEINFFDQAQPMDTPNPVTNLSGQLNTTHLDATVFINERGNEVYGSD, from the coding sequence atgaaaaaccataattcccgacctactggatcagcaccgttcccagaagtgaatgctgATTCCCTTAAAAGGAATACCATATCCTCCCgtggcaataattacaaacaaggacgtggccacaagcaaggccgatggaaaaggaaaggcaagaactatggtgtccagtttcacaaccagtttcacaaccaggttccaaggcATAATCCAGGCCCGAGCTTTAAAAATGCAAATCGCCAGAAAAGAAAAGCTCATATGAACACTCCTAGAAATCCTGAAGGAGTTTGCCATAGGTGTTGTGGCAACGGACATTGGGCGCGTACTTGTCGCACCCCAAAGCATCTGGTGGAGCTGTATCAAGCCTCTTTCAAGGAGAATGGTGTCGAGATCAATTTCTTCGACCAGGCTCAACCAATGGACACCCCTAATCCAGTGACCAATTTATCAGGACAGTTAAACACAACCCACCTGGATGCTACAgtctttattaatgaaagagggaatgaagtttatgggtccgattga
- the LOC139189394 gene encoding uncharacterized protein: MVNLAKLDFAALDITGKNYLTGVLDTKIHLEAATLGDTIREESSSSSQDRAKAMVFIRRHLDEALKSEYLTVEDPLALWKALRNRYNHQTTVILPKARYDWTHLRIQDFKSVAEYNSALFRITSQMKLCGDIIIEDMLLENTFSTFHAFNMLMQQQYRA; the protein is encoded by the coding sequence atggtaaacttggcaaagcttgattttgctgccctggacattactgggaagaattaccttaccgGGGTACTGGATACtaagatccatctggaagcagcgactcttggagataccatcaggGAAGAGAGCAGCTCATCATCTCAAGATCGGGCGAAGGCCATGGTTTTTATTCGtcgccatcttgatgaggcactaaagagtgaatacttaacggttgaagatccgttagccCTTTGGAAGGCCTTGAGAAACAGATATAATCACCAGACAACTGTGATTCTTCCAAAAGCTCGCTATGActggactcacctaaggatccaggatttcaagtcagtggctgagtacaattcggcgttgttcagaattacctctcagatgaagctcTGTGGGGATATTATTATTGAGGATATGTTATTGGAAAATACTTTTAGCACATTCCACGCCTTTAACATGCTCATGCAGCAGCAATATAGAGCGTga
- the LOC103418594 gene encoding probable N-acetyltransferase HLS1-like: protein MGFQEAIIRSYDGMVDRGRVEDLERRCEVGPSERVFLFTDTLGDPICRIRNSPMHKMLVAELDNQLVGVIQGSIKVVTIHNSKSPPNDQAKVGYILGLRVSPLYRRKGIGSSLVSKLEEWFTDNDADYAYMATEKDNHASVRLFMTKFGYIKFRTPAILVNPVCYSPRHVSSGVEIAKLKVEEAEYLYRKCMENTEFFPHDIDKVLGNNLSLGTWLAYPRGELKVGDFGVNGHLPDSWAMLSVWNSGELFNLRLGNAPLSCLMYAKCWKWMARVFPCFKLLPSMPDFFTPFGFYFMYGLHHGGPLSGKLVRALCQFVHNMAATTSENCKVIVTEVGGCDPVRHHIPHWKLLSCYEDLWCIKALKNEDRRTNGLHELTKTHPTKSLFVDPREV, encoded by the exons ATGGGATTTCAGGAGGCTATAATTCGAAGCTATGATGGGATGGTGGATAGAGGAAGAGTGGAAGATCTCGAGCGAAGGTGCGAAGTAGGGCCATCCGAACGTGTGTTTCTCTTCACAGACACGCTGGGTGACCCCATATGTAGGATCCGAAACAGTCCGATGCACAAGATGCTG GTGGCGGAGTTGGATAACCAGTTGGTTGGGGTCATTCAAGGCTCTATAAAGGTGGTCACAATTCATAACAGCAAGTCACCACCTAATGATCAGGCCAAAGTTGGCTACATCTTAGGCCTTAGGGTTTCGCCTCTTTATAGAAGAAAAGGAATTGGGTCAAGCCTTGTGAGCAAATTAGAAGAATGGTTCACAGACAATGATGCTGATTATGCATACATGGCCACAGAGAAAGATAACCATGCGTCAGTCAGACTTTTCATGACCAAGTTTGGCTACATCAAGTTCCGAACGCCAGCGATTCTCGTGAACCCGGTTTGTTACAGTCCCCGTCACGTGTCTTCCGGCGTTGAGATTGCAAAATTGAAGGTTGAAGAAGCTGAATATCTCTACAGAAAGTGTATGGAAAATACTGAGTTTTTCCCTCATGATATAGATAAAGTGCTTGGGAATAATCTGAGTTTGGGGACTTGGCTGGCTTACCCTAGAGGAGAGTTGAAGGTTGGAGATTTTGGGGTAAATGGTCATTTACCTGACAGTTGGGCTATGCTTAGCGTATGGAATAGTGGGGAGCTTTTTAACCTGAGGCTAGGGAATGCACCCTTATCTTGCTTAATGTATGCAAAATGTTGGAAATGGATGGCTAGGGTTTTTCCTTGCTTTAAATTACTGCCTTCCATGCCTGATTTTTTTACCCCTTTTGGATTTTACTTCATGTATGGGTTGCACCATGGAGGACCATTGTCAGGGAAATTGGTGAGGGCTCTTTGCCAGTTTGTACACAACATGGCTGCTACCACTTCAGAGAATTGCAAGGTTATAGTGACAGAAGTTGGGGGCTGTGATCCAGTGAGACATCACATCCCACATTGGAAATTGCTCTCATGTTATGAAGATTTGTGGTGCATAAAGGCCTtgaaaaatgaagatagaagAACTAACGGCCTccatgaattgacaaaaacccACCCAACAAAATCTCTCTTTGTAGATCCAAGAGAGGTATGA